The following proteins are encoded in a genomic region of Brachypodium distachyon strain Bd21 chromosome 1, Brachypodium_distachyon_v3.0, whole genome shotgun sequence:
- the LOC100833511 gene encoding uncharacterized protein LOC100833511 isoform X1, with amino-acid sequence MTMTPSSEVYSYHSLPAPGVEYGLKDEIQSKVMGTIGNVMNSFDPKSLPQQLEGALGTAGNIINSLESKLSGQKTFDFDGGNDILDGYECPDDYWGSVPVRAPKPVNIRNLLGGMIAIIGRSCKNDEFQESKDSRTSVSFLGSSSDGDTSLHSSVYAPSAPPLLDEEALGYNIYRVVLEAEPPEWLPDSYANLCMQCAAPFTAIACGRHHCRFCGGIFCRACSKGRCLLPAKFRERNPQRVCDACYDRLDPLQNLLINSVSNATQSAKHDVMDWTSARGWLNLPIGLTMEHEIYKAAISLGSYSQVARINPEKSIPHAVLSGASGLAILTVVKAGAFLTYKLGTGLVVARRPDGSWSPPSAILSTGLGWGAQFGGELMDFIIVLHGPEAVKTFSSRMHFSLGAGLSAAAGPVGRVLEADIRAGHKGSGICYTYSCSKGAFIGVSLEGNFVATRMGANLRFYGDPYLTTGDILMGNVDQPNAAKFLYKALDDLYSSLDC; translated from the exons ATGACTATGACACCCTCTAGTGAGGTTTACTCTTATCACTCGTTACCTGCACCAGGAGTTGAATACGGTCTTAAGGACGAGATCCAATCGAAGGTTATGGGTACTATAGGGAATGTGATGAACTCATTTGATCCAAAATCGTTGCCTCAGCAACTAGAAGGGGCACTGGGAACAGCTGGAAACATCATTAACTCCCTCGAGTCAAAATTGTCCGGCCAAAAGACGTTTGATTTCGATGGTGGAAATGATATTCTTGATGGATATGAATGCCCTGACGACTATTGGGGCTCTGTACCAGTGAGGGCACCAAAGCCAGTTAACATTAGAAACCTGCTGGGTGGTATGATTGCAATCATTGGTCGCAGTTGTAAAAATGATGAATTTCAGGAATCGAAGGACTCTAGGACTAGCGTTTCATTCTTGGGCTCAAGTAGTGATGGAGATACATCCTTGCATTCCTCCGTCTATGCACCAAGTGCTCCACCATTGCTTGATGAAGAAGCCTTGGGTTACAATATTTATCGGGTTGTATTAGAGGCCGAACCACCAGAATGGCTACCCGATAGTTATGCTAACTTGTGCATGCAGTGTGCTGCGCCTTTCACTGCTATTGCTTGTGGAAGGCATCATTGTCGTTTCTGTGGAGGGATATTTTGCAGGGCATGTTCGAAAGGCAGATGTCTTTTGCCAGCAAAGTTCCGTGAGCGGAATCCACAAAGGGTTTGCGATGCATGTTATGATAGGCTTGATCCGTTGCAGAACTTATTGATTAATTCTGTCAGCAATGCTACACAAAGTGCAAAGCATGATGTCATGGATTGGACATCTGCAAGAGGGTGGTTAAATTTGCCTATTGGACTAACAATGGAACACGAGATATACAAGGCAGCAATTTCCTTGGGGAGCTATAGTCAG GTTGCAAGGATAAACCCGGAAAAATCTATTCCTCATGCAGTTCTTAGTGGAGCAAGTGGGCTTGCTATCCTGACAGTTGTAAAAGCTGGTGCATTTCTTACATACAAACTGGGAACTGGCCTAGTAGTTGCTCGAAGACCAGATGGATCATGGTCTCCACCGTCTGCTATACTCTCAACTGGATTAGGATGGGGAGCACAG TTTGGTGGCGAGTTGATGGATTTCATCATAGTGCTTCATGGTCCGGAAGCTGTGAAGACCTTCAGCAGCCGAATGCATTTCTCCCTTGGGGCAGGTTTAAGTGCTGCAGCAGGACCTGTTGGCAGAGTATTAGAAGCTGATATTAGAGCTGGTCATAAAGGCTCGGGAATTTGCTATACATATAGTTGCAGCAAAG GTGCATTTATTGGGGTTTCACTCGAAGGGAACTTTGTTGCCACCAGGATGGGTGCCAACCTGCGGTTTTACGGTGACCCGTATCTGACAACCGGCGACATTCTTATGGGGAATGTGGACCAACCAAATGCTGCTAAATTTCTGTACAAAGCACTGGATGACCTGTACTCGAGTCTGGATTGCTAG
- the LOC100833511 gene encoding uncharacterized protein LOC100833511 isoform X2, translated as MIGVEYGLKDEIQSKVMGTIGNVMNSFDPKSLPQQLEGALGTAGNIINSLESKLSGQKTFDFDGGNDILDGYECPDDYWGSVPVRAPKPVNIRNLLGGMIAIIGRSCKNDEFQESKDSRTSVSFLGSSSDGDTSLHSSVYAPSAPPLLDEEALGYNIYRVVLEAEPPEWLPDSYANLCMQCAAPFTAIACGRHHCRFCGGIFCRACSKGRCLLPAKFRERNPQRVCDACYDRLDPLQNLLINSVSNATQSAKHDVMDWTSARGWLNLPIGLTMEHEIYKAAISLGSYSQVARINPEKSIPHAVLSGASGLAILTVVKAGAFLTYKLGTGLVVARRPDGSWSPPSAILSTGLGWGAQFGGELMDFIIVLHGPEAVKTFSSRMHFSLGAGLSAAAGPVGRVLEADIRAGHKGSGICYTYSCSKGAFIGVSLEGNFVATRMGANLRFYGDPYLTTGDILMGNVDQPNAAKFLYKALDDLYSSLDC; from the exons ATGATAG GAGTTGAATACGGTCTTAAGGACGAGATCCAATCGAAGGTTATGGGTACTATAGGGAATGTGATGAACTCATTTGATCCAAAATCGTTGCCTCAGCAACTAGAAGGGGCACTGGGAACAGCTGGAAACATCATTAACTCCCTCGAGTCAAAATTGTCCGGCCAAAAGACGTTTGATTTCGATGGTGGAAATGATATTCTTGATGGATATGAATGCCCTGACGACTATTGGGGCTCTGTACCAGTGAGGGCACCAAAGCCAGTTAACATTAGAAACCTGCTGGGTGGTATGATTGCAATCATTGGTCGCAGTTGTAAAAATGATGAATTTCAGGAATCGAAGGACTCTAGGACTAGCGTTTCATTCTTGGGCTCAAGTAGTGATGGAGATACATCCTTGCATTCCTCCGTCTATGCACCAAGTGCTCCACCATTGCTTGATGAAGAAGCCTTGGGTTACAATATTTATCGGGTTGTATTAGAGGCCGAACCACCAGAATGGCTACCCGATAGTTATGCTAACTTGTGCATGCAGTGTGCTGCGCCTTTCACTGCTATTGCTTGTGGAAGGCATCATTGTCGTTTCTGTGGAGGGATATTTTGCAGGGCATGTTCGAAAGGCAGATGTCTTTTGCCAGCAAAGTTCCGTGAGCGGAATCCACAAAGGGTTTGCGATGCATGTTATGATAGGCTTGATCCGTTGCAGAACTTATTGATTAATTCTGTCAGCAATGCTACACAAAGTGCAAAGCATGATGTCATGGATTGGACATCTGCAAGAGGGTGGTTAAATTTGCCTATTGGACTAACAATGGAACACGAGATATACAAGGCAGCAATTTCCTTGGGGAGCTATAGTCAG GTTGCAAGGATAAACCCGGAAAAATCTATTCCTCATGCAGTTCTTAGTGGAGCAAGTGGGCTTGCTATCCTGACAGTTGTAAAAGCTGGTGCATTTCTTACATACAAACTGGGAACTGGCCTAGTAGTTGCTCGAAGACCAGATGGATCATGGTCTCCACCGTCTGCTATACTCTCAACTGGATTAGGATGGGGAGCACAG TTTGGTGGCGAGTTGATGGATTTCATCATAGTGCTTCATGGTCCGGAAGCTGTGAAGACCTTCAGCAGCCGAATGCATTTCTCCCTTGGGGCAGGTTTAAGTGCTGCAGCAGGACCTGTTGGCAGAGTATTAGAAGCTGATATTAGAGCTGGTCATAAAGGCTCGGGAATTTGCTATACATATAGTTGCAGCAAAG GTGCATTTATTGGGGTTTCACTCGAAGGGAACTTTGTTGCCACCAGGATGGGTGCCAACCTGCGGTTTTACGGTGACCCGTATCTGACAACCGGCGACATTCTTATGGGGAATGTGGACCAACCAAATGCTGCTAAATTTCTGTACAAAGCACTGGATGACCTGTACTCGAGTCTGGATTGCTAG
- the LOC100825681 gene encoding desiccation-related protein At2g46140, which produces MSSSDSPKVTENKADKDHDNEETGGFLGKVKDFIQDIGEKIEEAVGFGKPTADVTGIHIPQVSLEKIELIADVLIANPNPVPIPLVDIEYLIESEGRKLVSGTIPDSGTIQAHGSETVKIPVMLIYEDIKSTYGDIKPGSIIPYTVKVVLHIDVPVIGRISIPLEKTGEIPVPYRPDVDISKIKFEQFSFEEATATLHLNLDNKNDFDLGLNSMDYEVWLSNISIASAEMKESANIKKQEVTTMNLPISFRPKDFGSAMWDMIRGRGTGYTIKGNIDVNTPFGHMKIPISREGGITRLKKGDDDDDNDEDEK; this is translated from the exons ATGTCATCCTCGGACAGCCCAAAAGTGACAGAAAACAAAGCTGACAAAGACCATGATAACGAAGAGACAGGAGGATTCTTGGGCAAGGTTAAGGATTTCATCCAAGACATTGGTGAAAAGATTGAAGAAGCAGTTGGCTTTGGAAAGCCTACCGCCGACGTTACTGGAATCCACATACCTCAGGTCAGCCTTGAGAAGATAGAGTTGATCGCTGACGTACTCATAGCAAACCCAAACCCTGTCCCTATCCCTCTAGTCGACATAGAGTACCTGATTGAAAGCGAAGGGAGGAAGCTCGTCTCTGGAACAATCCCGGACTCTGGAACCATTCAAGCCCATGGGTCAGAGACTGTAAAAATCCCAGTGATGCTCATCTATGAAGACATCAAGAGCACATACGGTGATATCAAGCCCGGGAGCATCATCCCTTACACGGTCAAAGTTGTCCTCCACATAGACGTCCCGGTAATCGGCAGGATCTCGATACCTCTTGAGAAAACCGGTGAGATCCCAGTGCCTTACAGACCAGACGTGGATATCAGCAAGATCAAGTTTGAGCAGTTCTCTTTTGAGGAGGCAACCGCGACGCTCCATCTGAATCTCGACAACAAGAATGACTTCGACTTGGGGCTGAACTCGATGGATTACGAGGTGTGGCTCTCCAACATTAGCATTGCTTCTGCTGAGATGAAAGAGTCCGCGAACATCAAGAAGCAGGAAGTAACAACTATGAACTTGCCCATCAGTTTCAGGCCTAAGGATTTTGGGTCTGCTATGTGGGATATGATAAGGGGAAGGGGCACTGGTTACACCATAAAGGGGAATATTGATGTGAACACTCCCTTTGGACACATGAAAATACCTATAAGCAGAGAGGGTGGAATTACTCGCCTGAAGAAGGgagatgatgacgatgatAATGACgag GACGAGAAGTGA
- the LOC104582270 gene encoding uncharacterized protein LOC104582270 yields the protein MTDAWTDIKRRSIMNVCMHCSGGTSFLKSKETSDVSHTAKVIFELVDKTIEEVRAEHAMQVCTDNASNNMGAKKMLLEKRPKIFWSSCATHTINLMLQGIGNIKRFKNIVDQAKNVTIFIYAHHKTLAYMRKCTKRRDIIRPGVTRFASNFLTLQSLAEKRDALRAMVVDRAWEEMPIVKSKKEKDTTTTSMDANFWKGVTLCLKVFEPLVILLRLVDGDVKPSMAWLYGEMLKAKIKIKKAFGNVEKNYKETITIIDKKLKGRLDTFGWWKLYGTEVPLLQKMAIRILSLTSSSSGCERNWSVYEMIHTKRRNRLTTDRLNNMVYINFNTRMMSKRDEEDGDHSVHPATGVPYDVIGEAMGAQEQLQPRRSARVRDLEEEEFESEEEEMVDDDIEYEDDNDY from the exons ATGACCGATGCATGGACGGACATCAAGAGGAGGAGCATCATGAATGTGTGCATGCATTGTAGTGGTGGAACTTCTTTCCTCAAGTCAAAGGAGACTTCGGATGTGTCACATACCGCGAAAGTCATATTTGAACTAGTAGACAAGACAATTGAGGAGGTTAGGGCTGAACATGCGATGCAAGTTTGTACGGATAATGCTTCCAATAACATGGGAGCCAAGAAGATGTTGCTTGAGAAGAGGCCAAAAATATTTTGGAGCTCTTGTGCAACTCACACCATCAACTTGATGCTCCAAGGAATTGGCAACATCAAAAGGTTCAAGAACATAGTTGATCAAGCAAAGAATGTCACTATCTTCATCTATGCGCATCACAAGACATTGGCATACATGAGGAAATGCACAAAGAGGAGAGATATCATAAGGCCGGGGGTGACTAGATTTGCTTCCAATTTCCTGACTTTACAAAGCTTGGCAGAAAAGAGAGATGCTCTAAGGGCTATGGTGGTTGATAGAGCATGGGAGGAGATGCCAATTGTGAAGTCCAAGAAGGAAAAAGATACAACGACCACCTCGATGGATGCCAACTTTTGGAAAGGAGTAACACTTTGCTTGAAGGTGTTTGAGCCATTGGTGATCCTTCTTCGTTTGGTTGATGGGGATGTTAAGCCATCCATGGCTTGGCTTTATGGAGAGATGTTGAAGGCAAAGATCAAGATCAAGAAGGCATTTGGCAATGTTGAGAAGAACTACAAAGAGACTATAACCATCATTGACAAGAAGTTGAAAGGAAGGCTTGATACAT TTGGATGGTGGAAGCTCTATGGAACTGAGGTTCCTTTGTTGCAAAAGATGGCTATCAGGATCTTATCATTGACATCTAGCTCTTCCGGTTGTGAAAGAAATTGGAGCGTCTATGAAATG ATTCACACCAAGAGAAGAAATAGACTAACAACGGATCGCCTCAACAACATGGTCTACATAAATTTCAATACAAGGATGATGTCCAAGAG AGATGAGGAGGATGGAGATCATAGTGTGCATCCTGCTACGGGGGTACCTTATGATGTTATTGGAGAAGCAATGGGTGCACAAGAGCAACTCCAACCTCGTAGAAGTGCAAGAGTGAGAgatcttgaggaagaagagtttgagtccgaggaagaggagatggTTGATGATGACATTGAGTATGAGGATGATAATGACTATTGA